The following DNA comes from Thermovirga sp..
CCTTATTACGGTGGTCCTTCGCAAGGCTTACGGCGGGGCCTACCTGGGAATGTGCAGCAAGGACCTCGGCGCCGATGTGGTTCTCGCCTGGCCCCAGGCGGAGATAGCGGTCATGGGCGCTGAAGGCGCCGCCAACATAATCTTCAGGAGAGAGATCGAAAGCGCTCCCGATCCCCAGGCCCTCAGGACGCAGAAGATCGAGGAGTACAGGGATGCCTTCGCCACGCCCTACCA
Coding sequences within:
- a CDS encoding methylmalonyl-CoA carboxyltransferase encodes the protein LITVVLRKAYGGAYLGMCSKDLGADVVLAWPQAEIAVMGAEGAANIIFRREIESAPDPQALRTQKIEEYRDAFATPYQAAKRGFVDAVILPEETRGEIYRALVQCEGKRLQRPKRKHGVMPH